TCCTTCTGCACGCTGCCGATGAAGGGAGCGGGGTCATGATTTTCCTGCTTCATCCAAGACTTCGTGGATGCGGTCGGTTTCGTTGTAGGCGCAGAAGAGCGTGCAGACTTCCTCGCCGATGGTGCGGCTGGCGTTGTCCACTTCCTGCATTGCCGGATCATAAAGCATGACCGGCATCAAATCGGCGCGCGTCTTGCGCAAATCCTGCCAGCGGTAGCCCCATTGTTCCATTACCGGCAGCAGGTTGCGGCGGCGGCGCAGGATTTCGAAGGCCACGGTGCGGCGCGGCTGCACGAGATAATCCACCCGCACGCCTTTCTCGGTTTTGCCGTCGAGCGTGACGCCGGCTTTTGCTTCGAGTTTCCGGTCGGAAAACACGCGGCGCAGGGTGATGTCGGCGATGTTTTGCGTGCGCACGGTCGGCTCATGCAACACCCACAGATGCGAAATCGCGCTTAGCGCCTCGGCAAAAACATGCACGTCCGCCGGATCAATCGGCAGGCTGAGCACGCGCACCAGCTCCAATCCGCGACGCTCGGCGCCGCTTTGCTTCAGGATGGTGTCAACGTGTTCCCTGATGGTGTCGGCCTCGATGTTCTGACCCTGCGCAGCCAGCCCGCCAAGGGTCTTGCCCGCGTCGGACAATTCGGCATGGCCGGGAGTGACTTGCGTGAGTTCGGCGACGAGCTGCCAGCCGTCGGCTCCGGTTTGCGGGAGGGCGATGGCGAAACCGTGCGGTGTCGGTTCGATTTTAAGCGCATCGTTCCAAAAGCCCGCCAAGGCGCTGCGCAATGAGTCTGGTTGTAGTGTGTTTGCGAAGGCGGTATTCATAGAAGCTCTTCCTCGCGGTTCAAATCAATATTCCACAGGTTGGAGGTGAGTTGAATAAAATGCGAAAAATCCGTCGGCGCAAAATCGGCCAGCGGTTCGTGTCGGTTCCATGCCGGATGGTTGGTGGCGACATTGGGATCGCAGATGTTTTGATGCCAGCCTTTCGGAATGCGCAGCTTGGCGCGAAAGTTCTGTCGCTCGACCGCGCAATAACCGACGCCACGCACACGCTGTTGTTCGAGAAGCAGCGAGGCATCGTAGGACGATGGAATGTTGGTGCGCCCGGCGCGGCCCGTGTAGCGAATGTCGAGAAATGGTCCGTCCAGCAACGCGAGATCGACGGTGAAATGGGCGCTGTGCTCGCCGGTCGATTTTATGGTGAAGGTTTGCCCGTCATTGAGGCATTTGGGTGATTGGACAATCTCGTGAATCCGATGCTCGGGGTGGCGATAGTTCATGGATGTGGAGTGATTATTGACAGAAGCATCGCTCCATAGCGATTCGCTTAAAGCGACCCGTTCGCCGTCGAGTTTCGTTGAAGCGTTGTTGGTGAAGATGCAAAACGTGTGTCATGACGACAGGTTATTTTGTATCGTTCGCTATAGTTTCAATAGACTCCATGAGCCTTTCCGCATAGGCTTGTGCAGGAATGAGAACCCAAGAATCTGTGAAAACAAAAGACCAGAGAAAAAGAAATATTGCGGAGATGCTTACCGATACGAGTCTTGTAGTTTCTATCTCGCCAGTGGCTTCATAGGTATGCCAAAAAGCAAGCCCGCATAATATGATGCAAATTACGCTTACTGATATTCCATAGGATCGAAGCCCCCGAATATTACGTCGAAATCCATAGCTAATATTCTCGTGAAAGAGTAGCGCATATTTCTGTGTGTCACGTGTCATGGCTCGTAGATAATTTGACCAAGCTTCATATATCTTATCGGCCTCCGTTTTATTGTCAGCCTCCTGTTCGCTTGTTGGTGCACAGGTGTTTTCCACCATGCACGCGAGTCGTTTATGATAATTGAGTTTCGTTATAGGGTTTAATTGATTATCACTATGACGTAAGATTGCCACAGAAGGCATACCGCCCCATTTTTTGAAAAGTTTAGATTCTTTTCGCTTGCCGGAATCACGCGCGAATTGTGTGCACAGGAATGCCCCACCACATCCAATAATTATTGCTAAAAATTGCTGCAGTAGGCCCAGCTTTTCAGACAGCAAGGTTATGATTGTTATAACAACAGGAAAAACTAAAAGCAAAGCAGGCCAAAGCCGAGCTTTGCGATCATAGGGATCAGTAATAATTTTTAATAAATTCATGTTTTAATCCTCAACTTCCAAATAAAGCGGCAAGGATTCTGCATTTCCCCATCCTTCGCGTGCCGGTGCATTTTTTGAATGCCGAAGAGTTTTTCCAAGGGTCCCATATATGGGAGCGCCACGTCTTCTAAAGGCATTTGTTACTTTCTTAGCTGGATGCTTTGGTGCGCCATCTTTAGCAGCAGAAACAAATGCTGTTTTGATTTTTCTTTCTACTAGTAGTTTTGGGCCAATAATTCTATTTAGTAACGAGGGACCGATATTGCGTCTGCTACCATGATGAGGAACTTGGACAAATTTCAGTTTTGTGAAATCAAATTTTTCTGATTCGAGTTGTTGAACGGCTCTTCCCAGAGCAGGAATGCCTGCATCGCCTGTAAAAAGCAGATATTCATCGGCTATGTTGAAAAGCAAGACGACGCTCGAGTTATTTTCTGCGCTCGTTTCTCCTGAGTCATCGAGTGTTTCTATATCTAATGATTCACGTATTCGTGTGATAGCATCAGCGCCGAAACTCATTAGTTTTCCAAAGACACTTGCTTCTGAAAAATTTCTGACTTCAGGTGTGCCATCAAACTCAAGCAGCAGTTCCTCGTAATAGGCTTTTGTCGGTCCTAACACTCTAAATTCTAAGTTTTCCCCAAAGCCATGAAGCCCCGTGAACGGCTCGATTATATTAATACCTTTTTTTATAGCCAATTGCTCGAGATTATAGGCCGACTCGAGTGATTCTTTTAGCTTTTCTTTTACACTGTTATCGGTGACGCGCCCATCTTTAAACCACTCTGAGATTCCATTGGTATGCTTCCATGGAAGGTGCATCAATAGGTTTTGGACTTTCAGCTTTTCAAGCACCACTGAAAGACCGCCAACGTGATCATTGTCAGGATGTGTGCAAATTAAACAATTTACAGTCTCGGTCTTGTAGTATTTTTTTATATGATCAACGAGTGCCTCTCCTGAGGCAGAAAAGCCACCATCAATCACGACAACCTTTTGCTCAGGCTTTTCAGCAAAAAGATTGCCCCATCGTATTGCAATAGCGTCACCACTTTTTTCACCATCTCCGACTGGGAGAAAGTCCACTTCATATCCGATTTCATTCATAGGTTTGTTTGTTGGGTTGCTGGGTTAAGAGTGCAGTGCATTTAAAAAGTAGGTTAAGCGTATTAATTACTACGCACATCGATCTTGCCGGTCACGGCGGCGGAGATCAGGGCGGTGCGGCGTTCTTGGAGGAGGGTGGCTGCGGTTTCAGCTTCCGCCATAAGCCTATCGGAGGAAGCGGTCATTTTCTCGATGTAAGCCACGATGGCCGCCTGCTCATCCAATGGGGGAACTGGGATTTTGTAGGCTCCTAGTTTCTCGCGGTTGATCTTAGGCATCGCCACCCGCTCAGAATCCAGAACAGCCGTGGCGGTAAAATCTGGCGTTAGCAGAAACCAAAGCAGGAATTCGTCCGATAGTCCGTTCTCGGCTTTAATGGGATACATGTCCGCACTGCACAGCGCTTCCTCCTCAGCACAAATCGCCGCTTTGGCTAGGGATGGCCTAATCTTGCTGTAGATGACCTCACCTCGGAGGCAGAGATACTTTCCGCTATCCGCGCCCTGTTCGTGTGCGGTTTCCCGATAAACGACGCGCCCTGTTTCTTTCTCTATGTGGTTGGGCGCGTAAAGAACCATGCTGCGATATGGCTCGATTCGCGGATCCACTTGTCCGTTACGAATCGTGGCGCAATGATTGAACTTTTTGACAGCCCAATGTGCGGGGACTTGGCCGAGCCATTCGATGCCGGAGTCCTTCAGGGGGGCGTGGGGATTGAGGCCTTTGGTCACGGCATGGCTGATCACGGCCTGCCGTTTTTCTTTCAGCAGTCGGATCAACTCTTCCTGCTTTTCGATCAACCGATCTATCTTCGCCGTCTCGTGGTCGAGGAACTTGGCGATTTGGGTTTGTTCGGGAAGGGGAGGAAGAAGGAGCGCAATCGCACCGAACTGTTCGTAATTGATAGCTTTCCCGTCTCTCAAGCTGTCGGTTGTCGCCTGAAGGGCGGAGATGTAAGGCCGGCTCTTGAACAGATACTTGTAAAAGCCCGAAACGACAGGCTTGATCGCCCTCAGAACCGTGTAGGCTGGGGAAACGCATCCCGTGTAGGCACTGTATTCGATTCCGCCTTCGAAACTCCTCAAGCTGATCACAAAGTCGTGCTTCTCAACATGACGGAAGGTGCTCGTTCCTTTGAGTGCGAGCATTACCTTGGCGTCGTTGAGTTCCATCATCAGCGATTGCGGAACGACGCCGAACTTCTGACTGGCGGCCAGTTGTTCGTCAGTCGAGTGGGCGGTTTCTCGGCAGCTCTCGAAAATGCGCTTTCCGTCGAAGACATCCCACGATTCGGGAACCGATTCTAGCCACGTGGCACCGGTGGTTTTATACGCCGGATACGCCCGATACCGCCCGTTGCTCACGAATGCACCTCCTGCAGGAGCTTCATGATCTCACCGCTGACGGCGTCGAGGTCGGCGTCGATCTCGGCGAGGTCGCGCGGGGGCTGGTATTGATAGAAGTGGCGGTTGAAGGGGATTTCGTAGCCGACGAGGCCGACTTGGTCGTCCTTGGGGTCGCGTTTAGTGGCGTCGATCCACGCGTCGGGCACGTGGGGCAGGACTTCCTTTTTGAAATACGCCTCGTTGAGCGCGTCCACCGGCTGGGTCGGATCTAGGGCGACGTTTTCGAAGTCGCGTAGGTCGGAATCGGGTTCGTATTCGACGATGCACGGACGGCTCGGAGAGCCGTCCCTACCTTCAAACCGGCCATAGAACGGGTCGGCTTTGCCGGTTTTATGGACCTTTTTGATGACCTTGGCGGCGGCGGGGTTTTTCCACGAGACGGCAGCGGTGATTTGCTTTTTTTCCTTCGCATCGAGTTTGAGGCCGGTGGCGGCGAGGGTGTCGTCGAAGCCGTTGAAGTCGTCGTGCCGGGTGGTGCCGAGTTTGGCCTGAAGTTGGCGGGCTTTGAGAAGGAGGTCACGTTGCTCGCGCCAAGTGGCGACGGCGAGCAGGTCTTTGACGTGTTTTTCTTTTAACTCGGGGAAATCGGCCTTGAGCGCGGAGCGGATGTCGGTCTCGTGCTCGGCGAGGTCGCCGTAGGTTTTGTCCTTCGGGTTGTCGGTCCACGTCTGACCGTAGGTTTCGTAAATCCAGCGCATGGGCGCTTCGAGCGCGCCGTTGGCGAAGCGGAGGGAGGCGAGGCGCTCGTCGCTGAATTGCCAGGAGAGGCGGAGCGGGCGCTCGATGGTGATGCGGCGGTAGCCGAATTCGTGGGTTTTGAAGATCTTGGCGGCGAAAGTTTTTTCGGGCTCGGTTTTTGGTGTGGCGGCGGGGCGTCCGCGAGTGCTCTTGGCTTCGGCAGGTTTGTCGAGCGATTGCGGGTTGATGGCGGTAAAGTTGCCGAAGGCGCGGGTGATCGTCTTGATGTCGGCCTCGCTCATTTTCTGGCGTTTCGAGCCTAGGGATTTGCGCATCTTGCCGCAGAGGTTGACGCCATTGATAAGCATGACGCGGCCTTTGCGGTCGGCGGCTTTTTTGTTGGAGAGCAGCCAGACGTAGGTGGCGATGCCGGTGTTGTAGAACATGTCGGTCGGCAGGGCGACGATGGCCTCGAGCAGGTCGTTTTCAAGGATGTGGCGGCGGATTTCAGATTCGCCGGAGCCGGCGCCGCCGGTGAAGAGCGGAGAGCCGTTGAGGATGATGCCGATGCGGGCGCCGCCGTCCTTGGGATCACGGAGCTTGCTCAGGAGGTGGAGCAGGAAGAGGAGCGAGCCGTCGGAGACGCGGGGCAGGCCGGGGCCGAAGCGACCGTCGTAGCCTTTTTCGAGGTGCTCCTTGAGGATGTCACCCTCGATCTTTTTCCAATCCACGCCGAAGGGCGGGTTGGAGAGCATGTAATCGAATTTGTCGGCGTAGAGCTGGTCGTTGGAGAGGGTGTTGCCGAGTTTGATGCGGGAGACGTCCTGGCCCTTGATGAGCATGTCGGCCTTGCAGATGGCGTAGCTCTCGGGGTTGAGTTCCTGGCCGAAGGCGCGGATGACGGCGCGGGGATTGAGCTCGTGCACGTATTCCATGCTGGCGGAGAGGAAGCCGCCGGTGCCGGCGGTGGGGTCGTAAATGGTGCGGATGATGTCGGGCCGGGTGAGGGCCTCGTCGTCCTCCATGAAGACGAGCGAGGTGGTGAGGCGCACGATGTCGCGGGGGTGAAGTGTTCGCCAGCGGTTTCGTTGGAGCTTTCCGCGAAGCGCCGGATAAGCTCCTCGAAGACGAGGCCCATTTCGTGGTTGGAGACGGCGGCGGGGCTGAGGTCGGACTGGCGGACGCGCTGGACGACCTTGTAGAGGAGGTTGGCGTCGTTGAGCTGGCCGATGAACTCGGCGAAGTTGAAATATTCGAAGATCTCGCGGGCGTCCTTGGAGAAGGCGGAGACGTAGGACTCGAGGTTGGCCTTGATGCCGGACTCGCCGAGGGTGGAGAGGTCCATGCGCGAGGTGTTGAAGAAGGAGAGCCCGCCGGTGGCGCGGAGGAGGAGCTTTTCCTGGGCCTCCTCGGGGAGCTTTTGTTTGGCGAGCTTTTGAGCCTCGGCGAGCACCTTCGCTTTGGTCGGAGCCAGCACGCATTCGAGACGGCGCAGGAGGGTGAAGGGGAGGATGATACGGCCGTATTGGCTCTGCTTGAAGTCGCCTCGGAGGAGGTCGGCGATGGACCAACTGTAGGCGGCGAGGTTGTTGGAGGATTGGGACATGGATTAGTGAGAAAGGAAAAACGAGCGATCTGGCGTGCGTAAATAACCGGAAACGGAGGCAGTCCGGAAAGCGAAACCACCAATGATGCGGCGGATTTTCATATTCGCCGGGGTTTCTTGGTGCCGACAAGAAGGGTGGGACTGGCAGCAGGCTGGACGCATCGATATTACCGCATAAGAAGGCAGAATATCATGGGGCGAGGCAAGATCCATAAACCACAATCATGCAGATGCAACCATGTGTTACGCGGCGGAGTCTCTGTGAACAACCCGACGCAACAATCCCACGGTAGGGAGGCCTCTCCGAGGCATCCGCAAGCACGCTCCGATCCCCCCATGAAATTTCTGGCATCCCTCCCCGCCCGGCGGAGGCCTCGGAGATGCCTCCCTACCGACTCAGCGTGACATCAGTCATGCATGGCGCGCGTGAATCTTGACAGGCGTGCTCTGCCCCGCCTCCTCAGCGGGCGATTTCGACCGAGGAGACGCGGATCGAAACCAGGAGCTGCGCGGGGTTGGCCGTGTTGGCGGAAATGTTGAATTGCTCGATGCTGATGTAGGGCGAACGGGTTTTCAGCTCCTCGTAAAACTTCACCAGCGAGGCATAATCGACATTGCGGATGGTGACTTGCGCGCTGTTCACCGCCACCTGTTCCACGCGCTCGGTGTGGGCGTCGCCGATGGACTTGTTCTGGATGCCGGCGCGGTTGGCGATGGTGTCGAGTTCCGACTGGAGGCGCACGCGGTCGAAGGTGCGCGAGGGATCGAGCTGCTCGATGGCCGCCTCGGCGCGCGCCTTGATCATGTCCTTGGCCTCGATCGTGACGCGCTGCATGGCGAGCGTGCTGGAGGTCGCGCGGAATTGTTTGCCAAGCGTCGCGGCGCGTCCGCCCGCGCTGGAAAGCCACATGGCCGCGGCAATGAGCACGAGCCCGACAAGCAGGATTTTTTCGCGGAAGAGCCGGCTGAGAAAAAAGGCTTTCATGGATTTCGGAATGCGGATTGCGGAATGCGGATTTGGGATGCAGGCACGCCAGCGGCAGCGGCGGGTTGGGCGCGGCTCATGGTTGCGTCGGGGGCTCGGTTTCGGGCGGGGTCGGCTGGTCGATGGGCGGTGGCGCGGTCTGTTCCACGGGGGGCTGCGCGTCGGGGGCGGGCGGGGCTCCCGGCACCACGCCGGGAGCGACGGGCAATGCGGGTGCGGGCGTCGCGGGAGGACGGAAGGCTTCCGACACGGTCGGCGCGGTGCCGGGCGGCGGAGTCAGGCGGCTGGCGCGGGCGGCGGCCAGCGCCTCGGGAGAACCGGGCTCGGGTTCGTCCGCCTTCCGTCCGTCGGCGGTTTCGGCGGCCGCGGACTCGGCGGAGTGCACGGCCTCGGGCTTGAACGCGAGGACGAGGCGGAAGGTCGTGATGCCGTTGCGCGAGGTCTGGTCCTCGATGGCGACGGACGCGAGCTCGGGCGTGGCGTTGAGCGTGGCGCGATAGGCGAGCAGGTCGTTGGGGACGTTGGTGCGGGCCTGCACTTCGAGCGTGTAGAGGTCGCGCGTGGTCACGCGGGTGTAAAGCACGGAGCGCGGGCGCTTCGCCTTCACGAGGTCGATCATCTCGAAGGGCAGCAGGCGTTTCGTGGAGATGTCCTCGACGCGGGTGGCGAGCGCGTTGGCCTGGTCGATCTGGGCGACATAGGGGGCCTGCTCGATCACGATTTTCTGCCGGACTTTTTCCCACATGCCCGTGCCGGCGATGGCGGCCTCCAGAAAAAGCGCAAAGGCGAGCGCGGCGAGGCCACCGACAAACACGCGCCAGAGGAGCAGGTCGCGGCGGCGGTCGCGGCGGCGAAGCGCGATCTCGTCCTTGTCGCGCACGTCGAGCGCGTCGAGTTCGTCGCGCGTGAAGGCGGAGGCGAGCTGGCCGGCGCGGAAAACATAGCCGGCATCGGAATCGTCGAGGTTGACCGAGCCGTTGTCGTCGGTCGCGGCGATCTCGACTTCCTCGATGCAAAGCGACTCGCCCGCCTCGCGCAGCAATTCCTCGCGCAGCGTGTCGCGCGCGCGCGGGCCGGCATCGCCGGGCGGCAGCGTCCGCGTCAGCACGGCGGAAGGCGCGTCGGCCGCGTCGCGCCAGTGGATCGCCGTCATCGTAGTGGCGGTGGTGAGGATGACGGTGGTGGCGGATTTGACCTGCGCGCCGAGAAGGGCGGCAAACGCGGGCAGCACGACCTCGGCGCCCGCCCACGATTCGGTCTTGTCGCCGGGGAAGCGCTTGCGGTAGGCGGCAAAGACGAGGGCGTGCCGGGCCCCGGGCCGGTGGTGGTGGCCGTGATACATTTGCGCGAGCGGAAACGGCGCCATGGCCTCGAGGGCGAGCGCGATTTCGGCGGCGGCATCGGCGGGGGACGCCCCGGGAGTGACGGGCACGGCGCGCACGAAAAACTGGTCGTCGGGGAGCAGCACCGCGCGGGGAGGCGGGGGTTTGAGGGAGAATTTCAGCGAGGGAAGTCGCAT
This genomic stretch from Termitidicoccus mucosus harbors:
- a CDS encoding restriction endonuclease subunit S is translated as MSNGRYRAYPAYKTTGATWLESVPESWDVFDGKRIFESCRETAHSTDEQLAASQKFGVVPQSLMMELNDAKVMLALKGTSTFRHVEKHDFVISLRSFEGGIEYSAYTGCVSPAYTVLRAIKPVVSGFYKYLFKSRPYISALQATTDSLRDGKAINYEQFGAIALLLPPLPEQTQIAKFLDHETAKIDRLIEKQEELIRLLKEKRQAVISHAVTKGLNPHAPLKDSGIEWLGQVPAHWAVKKFNHCATIRNGQVDPRIEPYRSMVLYAPNHIEKETGRVVYRETAHEQGADSGKYLCLRGEVIYSKIRPSLAKAAICAEEEALCSADMYPIKAENGLSDEFLLWFLLTPDFTATAVLDSERVAMPKINREKLGAYKIPVPPLDEQAAIVAYIEKMTASSDRLMAEAETAATLLQERRTALISAAVTGKIDVRSN
- a CDS encoding ComEC/Rec2 family competence protein; amino-acid sequence: MNEIGYEVDFLPVGDGEKSGDAIAIRWGNLFAEKPEQKVVVIDGGFSASGEALVDHIKKYYKTETVNCLICTHPDNDHVGGLSVVLEKLKVQNLLMHLPWKHTNGISEWFKDGRVTDNSVKEKLKESLESAYNLEQLAIKKGINIIEPFTGLHGFGENLEFRVLGPTKAYYEELLLEFDGTPEVRNFSEASVFGKLMSFGADAITRIRESLDIETLDDSGETSAENNSSVVLLFNIADEYLLFTGDAGIPALGRAVQQLESEKFDFTKLKFVQVPHHGSRRNIGPSLLNRIIGPKLLVERKIKTAFVSAAKDGAPKHPAKKVTNAFRRRGAPIYGTLGKTLRHSKNAPAREGWGNAESLPLYLEVED